From the Paenibacillus sp. MMS20-IR301 genome, the window AGCAGGGCATCCTGACGGACAAGGAAGCTGGAAGCATGGCATCCATCGTGCATTATGCCAGCCCGGTTACCCTGCTCATTGTGATCGGAACGGCATTCCTGCACAGTCCCGCAGCCGGGTACGCCCTGCTGGCCATCCACTGGCTGTCAGGCCTTGCCGCAGGCAGTATTGCCGTCCGCCTTGGCGCTGCGCAGCCGGCAGCTCCCATCCCGGCGCCCGCTGCTGAAACGGCGCAAGCCAGGATACCCGGCAACAGCCTGAACGCCAAAAAGGCATCCTTGCCCGGACGTATTCATCAGGCTGTGCTGGATGCCCGCTCAAGAGACGGACGGGGCTTCGGCAAGGTACTTGGTGAATCCGTGTCTGCCGCCGTCCAGAATCTGATGATTGTCGGCGGTTATATGATCATGTTCGCTGTAGTCGTGAGCATTATATCCACGCTGCTCCCGCAGCTGCCGCCCCGGTTCACTGCAGGCCTGCTGGAGATTCATCTCGGAGCCCGGGCGATGGTCCCGGAAGCAGTAAACAGCAGCTTCATCCTGGGCAGCCGCCTGGGTCCGGCCCTGTTGTCTGCAGCCTTAGCCTGGAGCGGAATCTGCGCCCAGCTTCAGGCTTTGACCTTACTTAGGCCGGCACAAGTCCGCTTCCTTCCGTTCGCAGCTGTACGGCTCCTGCACGCAGCGCTTGCCTTTGCCTTAACCGCCGTGCTCTGGCAGCCGTTAATGAATACACGGGCTGCCGTGCTTCCTGTCTTCACCGGACTGGCCTCCGCCAGCCAGCAGGGCAGCCCTTCACTGCTGCGGCTCTGGAGCTTCATTCCGCAAATGCTGGGTCTCCAGGGACTGCTGCTCCTGTTGTTTTTAGTCTTGTCTGCAGCCGTGAGGCTCTTTAGCCGGCACCGCCGGCCATCCGGCTGAACTTAAGCTTCATAGCCTGCTCAACCTCCGGGGTTACGAAATCCGAGACATTTCCGCCAAAGTGGGCGATCTCCTTGACCACGCTGGAGCTGAGATAGGAATACTTTGGATTCGTCATCATAAAGATCGTTTCCGCATCAGGATTCAGGTTATGGTTAATAGATGCATTCTGCAGCTCATACTCGAAGTCCGTAACCGTCCGGATTCCCCGGACAATTACCTGGGCATCCTTTTGCCGGATATAGTTGACCAGCAGATCGCGGAAGCTGTCGACCTCCACATTCGGAATGTCGGCAGTTGCCTGGCGCAGGAGATCCGTGCGCTCTTCGACGGAGAACAGCGGATTCTTGCTTAGATTGTTCAGCACGGCCACAATCAGCCGGTCGAACTGCTTGGCGGCCCGGTGAATAATATCCATATGACCCAGCGTAACCGGGTCGAAGGTGCCCGGGTAAATGGCTACACGCTCTTTTCTAATTTGCAGACTCATCATTAACCTCCCCGCCGCTCCCGGAACCCTCTTGCAGAGCAGCTTCATACTGATAAATAGCTATTGTCGTCTCTCCATATACGGACAGCCGTGTTCTGCTGAAGCCCGGAATATGCTCCGGGTAATCGTAGCCGGATTCATGCTCCAGTACAATTACCGCATCCTGCTTCAATAAATGTTTGGCTGCCATCGTCATCATGAGCTCATCCCCATGCTTAAGACGGTAAGGGGGATCCAGAAAAACCAGATCAAAGGCTCTCCCCCGCTTCTCCAGCGCACCGAGCGCTCTTGAGGCATCATTGCGGTATACCTCTGCCTGGGCTTCCAGCTTGGCTGCTTGCAGGTTTGCACGTACCGTATCGAGCGCTTTCTGCTCCATATCCACGAATACAGCCGTTTCCATCCCTCTGCTCAGAGCTTCAATTCCAAGGCCTCCGGTGCCTGCATACAAATCAAGCGCGGCTCCGCCTTCGAAATAAGGGCCGATCATACTGAAAATTGCTTCCTTCACCTTATCGGTTGTTGGCCGCGTGCCGTTGCCCGGAACACTCTTCAGCGGCCTGCCCTTTGCACTTCCCGATATTACTCTCACCGATCATCCACCTGCTTTTATGTCTCTAATAGTTATGCCGGTTCAGGGCATAAGTCCAAGCCTATAGTAACACAATTGTTCCATGAAATAAAAAGATTGTCCGGTTTTGTCACAACGCGGCATTTAGAAATTATTCCGGGCAGATGTATAAAATACGGGCAGCCGGGCCATCCTGTAACTATCGACATCGCAAAATGTCGTAGACAACCGCGGAGCAGGCTTACGTTTCCCCATAAGCTCTTCGTCCGGTTTCTCCTCTCCCATGAAAGAGGCTCCCGAAAGGGAGCCTCGATTTTTTGTGTTCTATAACAACTATTTAATCCGCTTAATCTGAGCTTCATGCTCAATGGAGCGTACAGAGAGCAATTCGATAATCCGGTGCTGATTCTCCAGCAGAGACTCAACATTAATGAGACGTTCGTTCGTTTCCAGTACCGCACGCTTAATCAGTCCCTGGTCTTGTTGTAAAACCTGAACATCTTGCTTTAATTCCTGTACATCTTGCTTTAATTCGTGTACATCTTGCTTCAATTCCTGTACATCTTGCTTTAATTCGTGAACATCTTGCTTCAATTCGTGTACATCTTGTCTCTGTGCCGTCTGCTCGGCCTCTATCCGCTCCAAACGGTCATTCACAGGGACTAATTCTTCCCGGATGACAGACCGCAGCAGCTTCGCCAGATCATTATCCATGTGCTCCGCTCCTTCAATCTTAATACATAGATTGTATCAGAAGCGGAGGTGTTAATCTACCTGTAACCGCAGGAAATACGAACATACGCTTCACTTATTATGTTTCATAATCCACTGCCCCATGTCCTTAATCACCTGTGCATCAACCAGTCCCGGAACCTTATATTCTTCTGCTGTTCCTGAGGCCTCGCCGTCATAGTTAACGAAGAAATGATTCAGCCCCGGATACAGCTTGAATTCTGCCGAGCTGTTCCCCTTCAGCACATCCTTCCAGAGCGGATAATCCTTGTCGGCAAAAATCTGAAAGTCATCGCTGCCCTGCAGGACAAGCACGGGCTTCGCCAGCTTGCGCCCAAGATTTGCTGCACTGTGCTGATCCATCTCCTTGAGATAATAGGCGGAGGCACCAAATACAGATGCCGCTGCTTTAGCCTGCTCATCCGTCAGCGAAGACAGGGCCTGAGCTTTGGCCAGCTCGGCATTCACGACCGCTGCAGCTTCAGCCTTGCCCGGAGCAGTGTCAGCCAGCTTGCCCAGCAGCATCATATTCTGGTCGTAGATAATCTCCCACAGGCTGCGCGGCGAGCCGGCAAGCAGGATCAGCCCGGCGAAGCCGCCGCCTTCCGCATCAATCCGCGGACCCAGCATACCGCCAAGGCTGTGTCCGGCGAGGTAGACCTGCGCAGCATTAAGACGCGGGTCCTGCTTCAGCAGTGCGGCCGCTGCAATTGCATCCTCAATTGTTTCCTCTTTAACCGTAACTCCTGCGGCAGCAGCTCCCGTGAACTGCTGCGGGTAGCTGTACACGCGTTTGTTGTAGCGCAGAACGGCAATCCCCTGCCCGGCAAGACCATAGGCGATGTCACGGAACGGTTTGTAGGCATAAGCTGCTTCATTCAAATCTGAGCTGCCCGAGCCGTGTACCAGGATAACTGAAGGGAGCGGCTTCGCTGACTTGGCAGGAAGCGTCAGAATCCCTTTAAGCGGATGCGCGGTTCCTGCTCCGACGGTCACCTCTTCTTCGGTAACCCCCTCCGGCAGAGCAAGGTCCGGTGCCGCAGCTGAAGCAGCGCCCGGAGCAAACCTGAGTCCCTGGATTTTGCCGCTGCCGTCAACTGTAATCGTGGTATTCATCTCCCCTTGCTCAAAGGCTGCCGTTACAGCCAGCAGATGCTGACCCTGCTCACGGCTGCTGGTTAAAGAATGCTGGTCAACATACTTCCCATAAGCTGAAGTCATGCTCTCCCAGCCCTGCTGCAGCTTCACCACGGACAGATTTTTGCGGACCTCAGGGCTGAACCAACGCTCCGACACTGCCGCATACCGGCCCGAAGCCAGATCATTCATTACGGCTGCAGTGTAATACTGCGGAGTCCAGGCCATTGCTTCAGCAGAGTTAGCAGAGGAGTTCGTGATATAACCGATTTCATCCAGCAGGGCCAGCGGAATGTAGATCCGGTTACGCTTCAGCACTGCTGCACCTTCAATAGTCAGCGTCTCCTTGCCGTTCAGCAGAAACTGGCCGCTGCCAAGCTTCATTTCAAGCTTAATTGTGCTGCTGTGAATCTGCAGGCTGGCGTTCTCCCGTATGTACGTTGCCTCGTATCCAAGCAGTTTTCCTGTCTGGCGTACCGGCACCATGACCGCTCCACCCTCCAGATAAGGCGTTTCTCCGGCAGGAGAATTCATGACTTCACCGTTAACTGTAAAAGTAACTTGATTCCCCTCTGCCTGCACGGTCTCCGGTACGTTAATCCCCGCAGTGAGCAGCAGCAGACAGGCAAGTCCCGTCAGTGTGAAGCGCTTCATTTTTTTCATATCAAACAGCTCCTTATCAAGTAATTACTTCCTTATGGCTACTACAACTAACTATACACCGTTCAATCCGCACAGCCTGTACAATTTCACACTAACGAAAAAAGCGCAGCCACAGGGTTTGCCCGGACTACGCCAGCTGTAATTAGTTTTAGTAGAAGCAGGCACTCAAAATAATGACAAGCAGGATATAAAGGACCAGAATCGCCCCCGTAGAAGTCCAAGGACTTACTGGAGCTGTATTAACGCCGCCAACATTGCCGCCGTAACCGCAATCTGCACCCATGAGATTACCTCCTCCTTAAAAATGACTACAGAACAGAATATGTGGTGGTCCCCGGAACAGATTGGGCTAAACGGTTAAAATGTAGGCTGCTTGGCCTATGCAGAACACAACTATGCACATTAATCAGAGACCAGAATACCGTCAAAGCTCTCGGGACCTACACGAATTGTACCGAGCAGGTTGGAGGTGACAAAGGCGGTATACGTTAATTGCGGCGTAATGGGCGGAAGGAAATCATCCGCTGAGAATGCGATTACCTGTGGAGCCAGCAGGCTTAGGCTGAATGTAGAAGTAGCAGAATATACCAATGGATCTGTCGGCAATGTGCCTCTTACAATTGAAATCGTGATTCCTACCAGAGCAAGCGGAAGCTGCACCGAGATCGTCCCCTTCAGAATTACCCGCGGGTTGCTTCCCACGCCTGCAGTAATCAGGCCAATCTGGCCGAACAGCTGCGGAGTATTGATGACTAGGATCGGAATAGCAATAGAGTTAGCCGTACTCGCATTCTGTGATGTTCTTCCATCAACATATGTCCCCATAGTTTAGCACCTCCTTTCTTCATAACATATTCTAGTAATCATCCTCCTGAATTGTTTGGGTGTATTACCGGTGAACCTCTACCCAAATTACAGCTCTGCACGTGATCCCCTTTGTCTAATCATCCTTCGTTGTACCGCTGCGTTTGTTGAATGCAAGTTCGAACAGTCCTGTAGCAGACAATCCGGCCAGCCCGCCTGCCCATAGACGGAGAACAAGATTCATATCTGTAAAAGGATAGGCAACCGCTCCTACCAGCAGACCTATGACCAGGCCGACCGCAGGAACCACGTTGCGGGGAAGGTTAATACTGTTCTTCACCAGCTGGACCAGAGCCATCACGAAGACTGCAAGTAATGAGGCAAAAGCAAGCACATTGTTAAGCGCATCACTGTACATGGGGTTACACCCCCTTCTTCGTTACCAGCAAGCCTGCACGGTTCAGCACGGTAAGAATACGATAGAAATCATAGCTGCCGCCCGCAGGTGTATCCAGCAGACCGGCGGCTACAGCCGCCTGCACAGCGGGCTCAGCCCAGGCAGGCATATTCATGACAGTGCGGCCCTCAATAATGACGACCCGCTCCGTTACGCCTTTGATCGCCTGTCCTTGTTCCTGAACCCCGGTTTTCAGGGTATCCCTGCTTGCGGTAAGCCCCGCCAGCAGCACCCGCAGCTCCTTCACTTCACCCTCCAGGCTATCCAGCTTTTGTTTATCTTCAGCCGACATCTCATCATCCTCCTTTATTTCATCGTATTGATATAAGTTGTAAGTATTCATTAGCTGAATCAGCTTTGACGCGTAATTCGGATCGGTAGCATACCCGGCAGCAGCAATCTCACGGGCAGCCGTTTTACCGTCCACCCCGACTACTTTGCTGTACAGATTGCGGTTCCAGGAGACACCTTGGGCAATTAGCGCCGAATGATCCGCTACGGATTCTCCCCAGTTATTGTAAGCCCGGAAAAGTGCAGATACCTGCACAGCCTGGCCATTTCTGTATTCGGTTGTACGCATAGACAAGCTGCCTGCCGGGCCGCTGCCTTTAATCCCAAACAAATTATTCGCCTTCACCGTCAGGCCGCTGTTCCCGAAGCCGGATTCCAGTGCCGCCTGGGCAATGGTCAGGGAAGCCGCAATATGGCTGCGCTGCATATCCTCCACTGCATAGGGAACGATTTTGGTGATAAATTCTGTTTCGGTCATTTCATCACATCCTTTCCTGTTATATTAAATGCTCTTCCGCTCAATCGGCCTGTGCTTATCCCTGTTTGCTCTGAAATGAATGTTTTTGACTATGATCATTGTCTTTTTGTATATTTTAATTTACATTTTGACGATAATCATATACAATCAACATATGGAGGTGGAAAAAGTGAATGAACTGAATAACCGTGTCCGGGAATTCAGGGCCAGGGACAGATTGTCCCAGAGCGAGCTGGCCCAGAAGATAGGTGCTTCCCGCCAGACTATCGCTTTGATCGAGCGGGGGGATTACTCGCCCTCAGTGGTGCTCGCGCTCAAGATTGCAGAGGTATTTGCAGTAACCGTAGAATCAGTGTTCTGGATTAATCATGGGGAGGATAAACAAGATGAATAAGACCAAACAGCGGATCAATATCCGCGGGATTATAATGCTCGCTGTAAGCATGCTCATCGGCGGAGCGGTAGGCCTTGTGTTTGCTTCAGGAATAATTACTATACCGGAGGATGTCAACCTGAAGCCTGCAGTCTTCTATGAATATGATGTGCTATTCGGCTTTGTCGCCCTGCTCACATTGCTGCTTACGGTGCTCACTGTCATGGGGCTTGTCCGGACCCGCAGGCTGCCTGATGAAGCAAAGCAGGATAGCGAGATTGAGAACCCTAAGGAACGGGCGCTGGGCCGTGCGATGCAGATCAGCCTCTATAATATGATTGTTTCATTAATGTGGACGCTAATGAGCGTGGCCCATGCACTGGGTCCCGGCAGCCGGGATTCCGCGGATGCTCCTTTCATGTTAACCAATATGATAGTCTCATTAGGCTTCATGCTGCTGTCAATCTTACTGCTGCACCGTGTTGTTGCCTTATATAACAAGCATTATCCTGACCGGCAGATGAATATAAGCCCGGGTAACTCCAAAAATTCGCAGCGGGAGCTGTTTGCCAAAATGGACGAAGGTGAACGCTGGGTAGTATACCGTTCGGCCTACTCCTCCTTCACTGTAACTACAATAGCGCTCATCATCGGAATGACATTCTTTGCTGTATATTCACTGTTCTTCGGCTTTGCTCCGGCACCGATAATGGTCCTTGCCCTGATTCTGATTCTGCAGCAGTCTGTTTATTACCGGGAAGTCCGCAAATACAGCTAAACTTCATCATGCCTGGACTTGCGCAAGCGGCTTTGCCGGTTTGGATACTATAAAAAATAACAGCGCCGGAGCTGCTGCTCCGGCGCTGTTTACGCTGTACCGCTTGTGTTCACTTCAGCTAAAATACGCTGAGGATTATAACCAGCAGAATAAACAGTACCAAAATGGTAGCTGCAGATGTTCCCATACCGCAGTATCCTCCGACATTCTCTCCCATTGTAATTCCTCCCTCAGTCTGTGCCATTCCTTGTTCTTTCCATAACATCATATGCCCGCGGCGCAAAAAAAACCGGGCGAATGTCCAATATGGTAATTATAAGCAAAAAAAGTATTGTGCATTCGCCAATCCTGGCGTAAACTAGTAATAATTAACTATATTGGAGGGACGAATTTACTATGCCTTCATACTACTTCAAGGAAACCTGGACCCCCCTGAGCTGGTTTGGGATCAAATTTTTCCGGGATGACGAAGGGTTTATGTGGATCAAATGGTGGTCTAAGCCACGTAAAAGATTACGTTGAACTAGTACTATTGAACCGTATTCCTGTTACATAGATATCAATAAACGGATTGTGATCCGTCAAGAACAATAGTTAACAAAAAACCCTTGATCCGCTGTACTGCGCAGAACAAGGGTTTTTGCTGTCCCTGTAGGGACTTTGCTGGTGAACTTCCTGTACAGGCATCAGGAAGCGGCTTCGAACGTAATCCGGTTCTTGCCGCTCCGCTTGGAGATATACAACGCTTCGTCGGCTAGCCGCAGCGTTTCAATCGTATCCCCGCCTCCATCCGGTGTCCATACAGCTGCACCGACACTGCAGCCGACATGCAGCTCCTCGCCGCGGATTAAGATCGGCAGATTAATCTTGCTGATAATTCGTGAGGCCACAATTTCCGCCTCCTGCATCGGTTTGCCTGCTGAAGTATTCAGAATGACGACAAATTCATCTCCGCCGAGGCGGGCGACAATTTCATTATCACGGGTACTCTCAACCAGCCTGAAGGCGACCTCCTGCAGCAAAGCGTCTCCGGTCGCATGACCGAAGGTATCATTTACTTTCTTGAACCCGTCCAGATCCAGATACAGGAAGCTGAGTGTTGTGCGGTTCTGCTTGGCTTTACCCACTGCATGGGCCAGAAACTCATCCAGCGCCGCCCGGTTCGGCAAGCCGGTAAGCTTATCATGCAGAGCCATATCGGACATATAGCTCAGCTTGCTCTCCGTCTTGGTCAGGTTACTGACCAGATTGCGCAGGGACTCAGACAAGACCGCTACATCCTTGAACCGGGTAGATGCAGGAATCTCTACATTAGCTCCGGTGCTGAGCAAATCGGCCGTCTTCGTAATATTCTTGAGCGGCCTGCTGATCCAGCCGGCCAGCAGCCAGCCGATGATGGCAAAGATTCCCGCAATAATGAGACCGCTGAGCAAAATGAACCGTTCAAGCTGATGTACAGAAGCAAATGCAACCTCTGCCGGCTGGCGGATAATAACAGTCCATCCGAGACCCGGATAGTTCATATAACCGTCTCCGTAGGCATATCCGCTCAGATAGGAACGGGAAGAGCCAGCCTGCTCGACTGCCCATGAGCTGCTTCCGCTGCGGGCCTTATCCACAATTCCCCCCGGCATCTTGTTACCTACTAGCGCTGCCGGTCCCAGAAGAATCGTGTTATCCTTCCTGCTGACCACGAATACCTCCACTTCCTTCATCCGCTCCTTGAGCGGTGTCACAATGGAAGCCTCCACCTCGCGGGACCATTCCCAGCTGAGATGCGCGGCCAGTACGCCGGTGACCCGGCCCTGCTTGTCCGGAACAGGAATACTCACATCCACGAACTGCAGCGCCTCTCCTGTTGGATTAGGTAAGAGCTTGGATAGCAGCACCGCATCATGGACATCTCCGATATATTTGCCCTTCAAGCCTTCTTGAAATACAGGCCGCTGGCTTATATTCGTCCCCTGCAGGATATGATCTGTTGAAGAAACCACATTACCTGAGCGGTCCAGAAACCCTACCCAGGTGAAGACCGGCAGGCTCTCCTTCAACTGGTCCAGCAGTCCGTCGACCTCGAATGTATCAACCGGCTCCTGGAAAGCGTTAAGCTTGCTGAGCACCTCTACCTCTCCGGAGCGTGACCACATGAAATGATCAAGCTTCTCGGACATCTGATAAGCCTCAGCGGCCAGCGAGCTGCCGATGCTCATCTCTACAGAGTTCGTGGACCGGTTACCGATTACATAGCAGAGCAGTGCAGTCAGCAGGATAGCTATGACCGCAAAAGCTGTTGAAAATAACGTACGCAGATTTAATGACATTTACATTTCTCCTCTTCAGAAGACCATTTTCATATGCCGACCACTGAAGATCCCTCAAAGTCCCG encodes:
- a CDS encoding DUF3169 family protein; the encoded protein is MNKTKQRINIRGIIMLAVSMLIGGAVGLVFASGIITIPEDVNLKPAVFYEYDVLFGFVALLTLLLTVLTVMGLVRTRRLPDEAKQDSEIENPKERALGRAMQISLYNMIVSLMWTLMSVAHALGPGSRDSADAPFMLTNMIVSLGFMLLSILLLHRVVALYNKHYPDRQMNISPGNSKNSQRELFAKMDEGERWVVYRSAYSSFTVTTIALIIGMTFFAVYSLFFGFAPAPIMVLALILILQQSVYYREVRKYS
- a CDS encoding holin, encoding MYSDALNNVLAFASLLAVFVMALVQLVKNSINLPRNVVPAVGLVIGLLVGAVAYPFTDMNLVLRLWAGGLAGLSATGLFELAFNKRSGTTKDD
- a CDS encoding YjcZ family sporulation protein, with product MGADCGYGGNVGGVNTAPVSPWTSTGAILVLYILLVIILSACFY
- a CDS encoding alpha/beta fold hydrolase; its protein translation is MKKMKRFTLTGLACLLLLTAGINVPETVQAEGNQVTFTVNGEVMNSPAGETPYLEGGAVMVPVRQTGKLLGYEATYIRENASLQIHSSTIKLEMKLGSGQFLLNGKETLTIEGAAVLKRNRIYIPLALLDEIGYITNSSANSAEAMAWTPQYYTAAVMNDLASGRYAAVSERWFSPEVRKNLSVVKLQQGWESMTSAYGKYVDQHSLTSSREQGQHLLAVTAAFEQGEMNTTITVDGSGKIQGLRFAPGAASAAAPDLALPEGVTEEEVTVGAGTAHPLKGILTLPAKSAKPLPSVILVHGSGSSDLNEAAYAYKPFRDIAYGLAGQGIAVLRYNKRVYSYPQQFTGAAAAGVTVKEETIEDAIAAAALLKQDPRLNAAQVYLAGHSLGGMLGPRIDAEGGGFAGLILLAGSPRSLWEIIYDQNMMLLGKLADTAPGKAEAAAVVNAELAKAQALSSLTDEQAKAAASVFGASAYYLKEMDQHSAANLGRKLAKPVLVLQGSDDFQIFADKDYPLWKDVLKGNSSAEFKLYPGLNHFFVNYDGEASGTAEEYKVPGLVDAQVIKDMGQWIMKHNK
- the rsmD gene encoding 16S rRNA (guanine(966)-N(2))-methyltransferase RsmD, giving the protein MRVISGSAKGRPLKSVPGNGTRPTTDKVKEAIFSMIGPYFEGGAALDLYAGTGGLGIEALSRGMETAVFVDMEQKALDTVRANLQAAKLEAQAEVYRNDASRALGALEKRGRAFDLVFLDPPYRLKHGDELMMTMAAKHLLKQDAVIVLEHESGYDYPEHIPGFSRTRLSVYGETTIAIYQYEAALQEGSGSGGEVNDESAN
- a CDS encoding helix-turn-helix transcriptional regulator, whose amino-acid sequence is MNELNNRVREFRARDRLSQSELAQKIGASRQTIALIERGDYSPSVVLALKIAEVFAVTVESVFWINHGEDKQDE
- a CDS encoding diguanylate cyclase domain-containing protein gives rise to the protein MSLNLRTLFSTAFAVIAILLTALLCYVIGNRSTNSVEMSIGSSLAAEAYQMSEKLDHFMWSRSGEVEVLSKLNAFQEPVDTFEVDGLLDQLKESLPVFTWVGFLDRSGNVVSSTDHILQGTNISQRPVFQEGLKGKYIGDVHDAVLLSKLLPNPTGEALQFVDVSIPVPDKQGRVTGVLAAHLSWEWSREVEASIVTPLKERMKEVEVFVVSRKDNTILLGPAALVGNKMPGGIVDKARSGSSSWAVEQAGSSRSYLSGYAYGDGYMNYPGLGWTVIIRQPAEVAFASVHQLERFILLSGLIIAGIFAIIGWLLAGWISRPLKNITKTADLLSTGANVEIPASTRFKDVAVLSESLRNLVSNLTKTESKLSYMSDMALHDKLTGLPNRAALDEFLAHAVGKAKQNRTTLSFLYLDLDGFKKVNDTFGHATGDALLQEVAFRLVESTRDNEIVARLGGDEFVVILNTSAGKPMQEAEIVASRIISKINLPILIRGEELHVGCSVGAAVWTPDGGGDTIETLRLADEALYISKRSGKNRITFEAAS
- the coaD gene encoding pantetheine-phosphate adenylyltransferase — encoded protein: MSLQIRKERVAIYPGTFDPVTLGHMDIIHRAAKQFDRLIVAVLNNLSKNPLFSVEERTDLLRQATADIPNVEVDSFRDLLVNYIRQKDAQVIVRGIRTVTDFEYELQNASINHNLNPDAETIFMMTNPKYSYLSSSVVKEIAHFGGNVSDFVTPEVEQAMKLKFSRMAGGAG
- a CDS encoding glucosaminidase domain-containing protein, which encodes MTETEFITKIVPYAVEDMQRSHIAASLTIAQAALESGFGNSGLTVKANNLFGIKGSGPAGSLSMRTTEYRNGQAVQVSALFRAYNNWGESVADHSALIAQGVSWNRNLYSKVVGVDGKTAAREIAAAGYATDPNYASKLIQLMNTYNLYQYDEIKEDDEMSAEDKQKLDSLEGEVKELRVLLAGLTASRDTLKTGVQEQGQAIKGVTERVVIIEGRTVMNMPAWAEPAVQAAVAAGLLDTPAGGSYDFYRILTVLNRAGLLVTKKGV
- a CDS encoding nucleoside recognition domain-containing protein; protein product: MINFKIRRGLAGSAVFVPGAAAIVLAIAIVLAPEASFNASLEGLKLWWTIVFPALLPFLILSEMLNAFGFVHGVGVLLEPLMRRLFRLPGAGGWTLVMGITAGFPGGAGAVRQLHKQGILTDKEAGSMASIVHYASPVTLLIVIGTAFLHSPAAGYALLAIHWLSGLAAGSIAVRLGAAQPAAPIPAPAAETAQARIPGNSLNAKKASLPGRIHQAVLDARSRDGRGFGKVLGESVSAAVQNLMIVGGYMIMFAVVVSIISTLLPQLPPRFTAGLLEIHLGARAMVPEAVNSSFILGSRLGPALLSAALAWSGICAQLQALTLLRPAQVRFLPFAAVRLLHAALAFALTAVLWQPLMNTRAAVLPVFTGLASASQQGSPSLLRLWSFIPQMLGLQGLLLLLFLVLSAAVRLFSRHRRPSG